CCCATGATTAGCCTTTTGCCTCCATTTTGGTTATCTTCACAGCAAAATTGACTCCCCCTGGTAGCTAATTTCCTGTGTACTCAGCAAGCCTCTCGCGCTGTCTCCTTGTCAGGCCTTTTCACCTCGGCCGTGGGGATAACCCCCGCTGACGTTTACAAAAACAGCTGACGTTGCCACCAGAATCCATGATTTCCTCGCTTCTAATATTCAAAGCCTGCTGATTTGACTAACAAACACCGGGTTAGGCCTTTTAAAACGTCGAACCCGGATATCTCCTTTCACTTTTAAAAGACTAAAATGACTGAATGGATTTCTCGAGCTTATGATGACAGTGCTGATTTATATATCTGTGCTCTTTTAGCAtccagtacagtggtaccttgccCCGAAGCATTTAAATCATTCCTTGAACAAGCACGTGACTTGATCTGCTTGCATATCACATGGATGTTTCCCATTGAAATTAATGTGAATTCCATGAATTTAAAAACTGTCATTATGTAAAGAAATAAGGGGCGTTGTGACACCCATCCACCTGCTCTCCAATTTctccaatagttttttttttcttttcgcacaAGCAGGTGGcatatgtgacttttttttttacctcaattTTGGCCTCtcaaccacaaaacaaaaacttgaacCTTCCTAAGGTGTGGCACTGTTTCGTCAAGGTAGCACTGTACAATAACCTAGCTGTTATGTTTTACTCTTCGGATATGGTGCTCATTTCAGCAAATGTCAAAAGTATTAACCTCAATTTCTATAATCACTACTCCCGGTCATCTCTGGCAAGTGTCAAGCAGCGATGCATATCAGACCCCCAAAGGCTTGATAGTCCGCAACAGTACGGAGGTGTTCTATCATGGCCCGTGCGGCAATCTGATCGCAACGCCACTCGACCGAGTTGCTCAACAGGACTGACCGGGGTAGGCGGTATCAATGGCCGTGACTCACTGTCTTTTGGTTGTTAGTCCTCTCCCACCTGCCCCCTTTCTACTTCCCCTTTCTGTTCAAATGGAGCAACTATCAGACGAGTGCTAGAACATGCCACAAACGCAAACGCTGCCaaggtactgtattttttttttaaagggaaaacCCCCCACTTTTTTCCCAGTCTCTTTACCCTAATCCACTGCCCTCTGTTTCTATCCTCTCGACGCCTGTAGAGCCCCGATTTTTGTGGCACTAGACTCAGAATTTATTTTCAACCATCTGATATTTAGATCCATTGTAGCCGAAACTGAGACTAGTTGCTAGAACCTCCCCCTGTGTGCTGTGACCCCCGAGTTTGGCACTGCTGCTCTTTCTGTGGCTTTCCTAGCTTGATCGTGAATAAACCATGGTGATACTGGTCATCTCTGGTTTCTGCCCATCAGTGACACGATTACATGCCACATGACAGATAGAACAATATAGGATTTTTAGGAAAACATATTTATATAGAAAATGACatgtacaagaacacacagaaACATCAAATCCAGTAGAACACACCCTTACACATTTTTCCATAGAACCCGCTTCCATCACACGAGCTTACTTGGAGCAGAACTTGTGGAACACACGCTCCTGTCACGAGCTCCCCCTCAAAAAGTGGCAAACAAAGCCCGTGGATGAAATGCAAAATACATGGGATGAACCGAACAGAGGAGCCATTGTAGACTTTAATTACAAAATCCTCAAATGTGTCGCACAGCCTGTCGGTGGCCTACTTCCGCAACGACTCGCCCTCAGCAATGTCCTTGTATGGgactccttttttaaaatatttaaaaaaaaatttaggtGACCAGTTACATTGTTCGTTCAGTACGGCGGCAACTTTCTTGGGGAAGCTTCATGTAATTTCCATTCAGGGCTTATGATTTCCTTCTCTTCTCCAGTGATGCGGGGCTGCATTCATCTCCCCTTAAGTCTTGTATCTCATATCACAAATGTGGAGACTTCATGGAAAACCCAATTTTCTGTGTTTTCCATTATGAGTACAAGATgtagcatggaaaaaaaagtttgagaagtAATCCAAACTTGATCCTCGGTTTAagagtggtgtttttttttatacattgttTTTGCATGGTTTCTTCATTTACTGGTACTGTACCCACTTGACAATATACTGCCCCTTGCCAAGCTTAAGCATTTCACCAATGACATCACGTCATTGTGTGTTCTACTGCTGTACCTTATGACAAAGCCTTCCTACGCGCCTCAGCTTCTACTCCACTGGTTTTATACAAGTGGTGCTCTCTGAATGTTGGGAACTGCTGCTTCCATGCCTTTGTTgcatggatgtactgtagttgaaGTTCCCATCGCGGCCGTCACAATGGCCTTCTCTAAGACGGCAGCAAACCTGTCACCGCGGACAATTGTAATAGTCTTTGTTTGATCTGGATTGTGTCAAGTCATGATTACTCAACCAAATTGTGGATCATTATGCCCATCTTTTGAAACAAAATAGTTCCTAAACATCTGCAGTTTTGCTTTGTGTGAAATTGTAAAGGGACTACTGTATTGCCGCCTTAAGGCCTTCATTCCTCAAATTGTTTGAGTGCTGTCCAAGGGAACCACTGGACCGCTGCCAAAGTCTCCCATCAATCTCCTCTTGAAGGTCTCTCTGCTGCTGTTCAGATCATCCAAACGGCTTATCACACAGAGACAGTCGACCAGTTTTGTCTTTCCCTTTCATGTGGCTCTTACTTACTCTTGTCCCCGCATTAAGAGCACATCAATACTAGAATAGATTTCTTGTCTCAGAAGGGCAGAAAAGCAAGAACTAACTGTCCTTCTCTCAATTTCCTTCCAAATGCAAATCAGTCCCGCAGACTGCATTTGACTAAATCTGTCAGCACAATCACAGCTCTTAGATTTGTCTCACCTCTTTTGTGTTCACCCGTGTGTTTATCGAATAAACCATCAATACCCTTCCTTATATGCCTTCACTCCTGTGCTCTCTCTCACTCAGCCATCCACAGCTTGAAGCTGAGTCGGACCCACGTGGACTGGCACAGCGTGGACGAGGTCTACCTCTACAGTGATGCCACCACATCTAAGATTGCTCGCACTGTGACACAAAAACTGGGCTTCTCCAAAGGTCTGTCAACCGGGGCTCAGCCGATAACTTTTCAAAGGTTTGGTCAGGGCGGCGCAACGGCCATATATGAACACGCATCCGTTATGTGCCCCATGTAACCGCTAACTCATTGTTTATCAAACCATCAGCAGTCAGGGTTTCTTGAAATCAAATGCATTTGATTTCTGGAAACCGTGACTGTGGATAGTGtaataaacaatgacttctctgcCATGTTGATTGATATTGGCTGCAAGGATCAAATGTTTTTACTAATGTCAGATACTTTTAAAGTTTGCATTCAGAtcaatttaactcattcagtactgcaccagccaattctggacccagtctgaaaagatgtttaaaaacgtctttgggagtgaatgagttaaagatctTTCCAACTGGAATTCAGCCTACAGAAATTTCCACTGCCTCTTGTCACCTTGTTTAGAACACATGACTTGAGATCTAAATAAAGACTCTCCTGCTCCATTGTATGAACTGCTCACAAACAGCTGGTCCACAGTCACAACAGAACAATGTATTGTGTGAAACCGCACCCCTGCAACCGTACTGTTTTCTTTCTCAGCCTCCAGTAGCGGAACCCGGCTACACCGCGGTTACGTGGAGGAGGCCTCCCCAGAGGACAGACCCCCACAGACCACGCACATTGTCTTTGTGGTTCATGGGATCGGGCAGAAGATGGACCAGGGACGCATTATCAAAAACACGGGAATGTGAGTTTTCTCTTTggatttctttcacttttttaatGACACTAAAATACCACATTTCTTCACATCAAACTCCAAAAGTAGGATTTCCATTCGTCTACTAATCATTCCAAATTTGTGATGCAAATTTCATTACAAATTGGGTGCATATTTGGTTTCTATTTGAACACAGATTTAGGTCCAATTTTTTTATCAAATTTGGACACAAGTTTGGCTCCGCAACTTGGACCCCAATGTAAAAATCTAACATGtattaaaacatacaaatacattATCAAGAAACACAACATGCATTCAtctatcacaaaaaaaacatgaaacatgagCCAGtggcccaattaaaaaaaaaatgcctggggGACAATTTTTTATCCACACCTAGAGAAAACAGTGCTCTAGCCAAACCAAGAAATGTCTTTGTGTCACAAGGATAGTCAGGCCATCGCTTAAGGCTTAGGCCGGCTAAGCAGGTAAAGTAGACCAAGTTGAGCTGCCGAGCACCTTAAGCCTTACTCGCAGCTACGTCGGGATTACGGTCTACAAACACCTTCCTCAACAAAGAGGAAACGTCGACGTGGCACGTCAAACCACTTCATGTTCCTTTTTTCATACAGCCTCACCTCCAAAGTAAAACACACCCTTTTCTGTGACCCCGCCCTACATCTCAACTGCTGTTCTTTAGGTTGAGGGAAGGTGTGAGAAAGATGGAAGAGAAGCACTTTTCAGAGCACAATGATGAGCATGTGGAATTCCTTCCAGTGGAGTGGCGCTCTAAACTGGCCCTAGACGGAGGTTTGTCTTTTCATTGTGCACTTAGAAGGGTAATATTAAACTCGTAATATTCAGTAAATGATGACACTACCGTACTTCTGCGCCGTGGGGTGCATCTGCATAGATACAGTGGACTCCATTACACCAGACAAGTTGAGAGGCCTGAGAGACCTTCTCAACAGCAGTGCCATGGACATCATGTACTACAACAGTCCTCTTTACCGTGATGAGGTAAGTGAAAGTCACATAACTGCTTATTGAGCCCTTTCAAGACATTGTAACTCCTCCCACCTGGAAGGACTCAACCAATTAAGTTGTTGTTTCAAAGCAATCATGTCACAAGTGGATGTGAGCAAGGTGGGTaagctgttaaaaaaagaggTCAACGAAATAGACGGACTATActcttttttttgcgggggttgGGGGTAACCATTCAGTCAATCAAATTGTTTTATTATCCACctgttttccgatccgctttatcctcacaagggttgcggggggtgctgcagcttatcccagctgtcttccggcagtaggcgggggacacccagaaccggTTGATCGCcaactgcagggcacacatagacatacaaccattcgcactcacactcacacctagggacaatttagagtgttccattaacctgccatgcatgtttttggaatgtgggaggaaagctgaatacccggagaaaacccaggcaggcctggggagaattGTTTTATTATATTGTATGTAATTAAGTAGTTTATTCAGTGGGGTTTTTTATGCAAGGAAGGCAAGTGGCGAGGGTAGAAGCCAAATAAATGGCATGCATTAGAAATCCTCTCTCATAGCTAACTGCAGCCAGTCACATTGTTTATTCAGAGAAAGCACTGAGCAAGTGGGTGTGCGCGAGGCGGGCAAGCATTGAGATGAAAAGTCAGACGACTTGTTTGTTCCTTCCTATGCAGATCACGAAGGGACTGACACAGGAGCTGAACAGACTATACAGCCTGTTTTGCTCGCGCAACCCCGACTTCGAGGAGAGTGGGGGCAAAGTTTCCATTGTGTCGCACTCGCTGGGCTGCGTCATCACGTACGACATCATGACGGGCTGGGACCCCGTCCGCTTCTGCCTTCAGGAACACCATGCCGTGGAAGAGGAGCTGCACAAGCACTGGACGTCATACGAGGAGAGGCATCTGCTGGAGCAACTGCGCTACACCAGGAACAGGTCGGATTCCCCAATGGTTCAAATGAGGGATTGACCAGGTAGCCCCGTGGGCCTCTTCTAGAAACGGCTCAATCCAATAACCTAATCgaccaattaattaaaaaacgaATCGAAaggataaaaatattttttttgctcactttgtgctcacaacaataaaaaaatattactgtAATTACAGGCAGAATATTTGACAGTTTTACAATCCAGAAATATTGTAAAATACTATttgtaaatgtcaaaaaaattctaaatatcAGTGGAAAGTATTGAACTGAAAGTATAGAAATATTAAAAGACTTTCACAAATATTGCAATGATGACAAGGATTCTGAAATTCCAGAAAATGATACAGGATATTATGCCAAACATACCTgaataaaattgacaaaaatattgCATGAGAAATGTAtgagtttattattttatattagccacaaaaaaacatggGGGTGgaaattttcaattaaaaatataagactaatataaatatttaaaaaataccacATACTcataacaaatacaaaaaaatatttaccaaaGTTGTATACTATAAATAAATAGGAAAATATCAAAAGATGTTAAAATATGAGTCACATACGACGAAAGCTCAACAGTAATTCTCAATCTTGACCCTGTATTTTCTATGTTGGTAAGTTAAGTGTTTGCACATTGGAGCTCACACCACCACCTGTCCAATCCCTGTGATAACCGCCCACATGTGGCTGCAAGTCAGTGTATCTTGTATCCGTGTACAGATTACGAGAGCTGGAGAATCAACTTTTAACACTGGAAGCCTCCAAACCGTCAACACCTCCTGCACTCAAATTTAAGGTCTGTACACGTTAACTGTGATGCAGGAAAAATATGCAAACTTTTGATTCAGTGACATCtctttttcataataataacaacattaGGTGGAAAACTTTTTCTGCATGGGCTCTCCTCTGGCGGTCTTCCTGGCATTAAGGGGTATTCGGCCTGGCACCAGTTGCCACCAGGACCACATCCTTCCGACATCCATCTGCAGCCGCCTCTTCAATGTTTTCCACCCGACGGACCCTGTGGTCAGTTGTCCCAAGTACTTGGAAATTAATGCCTCCGTCAAataggaaaagaaagaaagccaaAAACCAAATCTGAAATCGTAGATGCAAAACAATTGGTATAAAACACTaaacttttaaaaagtaaaagaaaaatattatatatataatatagaaaaatacacaaactCGGTTCTAGAATTTTATGTGGTAGTGATtgaatctgctttttttttcaggcctaCAGATTGGAGCCCCTCATCCTCAAACACTACAACAATGTTGCACCAGTGCAAATCCACTGGTAAGACTTAGGTGGTACTAACATATCATAAGTCCATGTCCGGCGAATTTAATAAGTCTACACACCTCTGTTGAAAtaacaggtttttgtgatataaaaaaaagaccaaaataaatcatttcaaaacatttttccacCATTAACATGACCTTTTGCCGAGACAACTTAACTGCTGCGATGGttgcatactgtatatatatatatttatttacttatttattttttaaatcacaaattcGATGAATCATTTGCAGGTATAGTGCCACCAACCCGGCACCTTACGACGAGGTGCGGCCCACTTTCCTCAACTTGACTAAGGAGCCGACTTCCGACACGGAGAGCATTCCCAGTCCGAGCACTTCTCCCGTCCTCCAGCGCAGACATTACGGAGAGTCCATCACCAACTTGGGCAAGGCCAGCATCCTCGGTAAGACGCTCTCACACACTTATCATCCCCTGAAATCCTGGCATGTAAAGTACCACGGCTGAGTTTTCCCGCTTTCGCGCCTTTCCGCTGTAGGAGCGGCGAGTATCGGGAAAGGCATCGGTGGCATCCTCTTCTCCCGCTTTTCGCGCTCCAACAGCCAACCCTCGGTCTCTGTGGGTCTGGAGGGTGGATCCAACCCAGAAGACGACGAGCAGCAGAAGCGCACCGAGAGCCAGTCGGCATACGGCCTCTCAACCATGGCTCAGCCCACTTCGCCCCCTGCAGACGTGTCATGTGAGTCACCTCCCAGAAACCCCCACCCTTTCGCAATCACTGCACAAGTTTGTTCACAATGGCGGCATCTTCTGTGCATCATTTGTTATCTTCATTTTCCTTCGGCAATCAAAAatttcaaaacagaaaaattacttctttttttaaatcaagcacAAAAGaatgagttttttgttttgttgtacgcatcataaaataaattatatatatatatatatatatttcccaaATATTGTGaaaggtattttgtgttttcatataaaaaagcaaaaataaaacatctgtttTAGATCATTTAAAAGTATTCAAATATTATGTAATATTAAGATAAACTAAAGAATTACTTGAATTCTAAAacgaatcgtgtgtgtgtgtgtttggttatAATTCACTATCATTCATTTTGttgacaataacaataacaatgtgtgtgtgtgtataacatacacacatacaaacaaacatcaatCGGTATTATTGGCAACATGGTGGAATAGTGCTGAGTACACCAGATAGATTCATGAATCGTCTGTATTTCAGTCACCTTCTAGTAGCTCACATATACAATACATAAAAAGACAATGCGCCcacctaaaaacaacaacaaaactgaacccagtgtttgtgtgtgtcgccAGTGGAGCTGGAGCGCCGCATTGACTTTGAGCTGCGCGAGGGCCTGGTGGAAAGTCGTTACTGGTCAGCAGTCACGTCGCACACAGGCTACTGGTGCTCGCATGACAtcgccctcttcctcctctctttCATATACCAGCAGAGGAAAACAACCTCTGATCCCGGAGGAGCCACCCCTGAACCTGactgaaccccccccacccccccgctccTAGCCTATTTTTGttgctgtctttttttaacGCACACTGATATTTTTCTTATGATCCAGTTCTGTGAACTACAATTAATAAACCGACTTAAGTACTTTCATTCCAGTACAGTGAAACCTCGAAAGTGGACCATAGAAAACCATGCACAATGCACCTTTATTACAGGGGGATACATCCCAAACGCAGCTGCGATTGGTGAAAATGTGGGCTTTCCAGAagtcatttagaaaaaaaaaattaaataatgccGCTCTCACACTCTGTAAACACATTTAACTTATTAAACACCTTTTAAAATATTCCTTTGCACCTCACCTCACTTTTCGTTCCATGTCACTATCAAAAAGATTGGAGACTGACATGTAAAATAACTTTGAGGAAATGAAGACTCCCTCCAACTAAGAGACTTGCCATGCTGGTTTCATTTGAAGTTTACTGAAAAACTGACACCTACAGCAATGTTCTACAATTAaagaccaaaatgttcaaccgaACCATAAAGTTTAGTCTAATGAAAGCCTGCAATCTTAATGCTAACGTATAATATGAAACGTCATAGATGGTCGAAGGGAAATGGTTCGCTCAATTGCGAATTGGGGCCATTTGCAATGTTTTGTTCGATTTTTACATTTCTCCCCTGGAAAATGCAACTAAGTAGAACTACAATCATGAAAACCTAATCGCCTTTGAAAATAGCATATTTGTTAGCTTTAGTGCTAATCCTACCATACTGGTATTTTCTGCCTCCTTTAGTAGATTCTTGATTAATTGGATTGCTgatacaaaaatgtttcatctattttattttatttttacttgagaagcaaaacaaattaaattataATCAGAATATGATCATCAATCTTTAATATAAATTTAACCATAACTTACATAGGTTTACAGTTTGGCAtgcataaatgaatacattgagTTTTTCAGTAAATAATGGAGGCTAgggtccaatttaaaaaaaacgataacAATCACCAGCCAGACCTCCATTTCCCGATGTTGTTAATTTTAATCATCACATTCATGAAACAGTCCactttagaggttccactgtcaGCGCATTTTAGTGTAGTTCAATCAGACCTGAAACAATAGCCAAGATGACCGCAGAACGACTGTAGCTAATTAGCATAGCTTCAGTAGTAAATACCGTAAcagtcaaaagtttggaaacacCTTCAATTTCAAATGATCTCAGAGAAATTACCAAGATGTACAAAAATGTTATCTGGGCAAAAAGGACCTACTTTAAAGTATCTAAATCATAAAACATTCTGTTTTGattcacattttattgtttaCCAAATAATTGCATTAATATTCCTTATGtcgttcaggattttttttaataatgaaaaaCACTAATCaggatacatatatttttttaataatgaaaaaaaaatacgtaagGGGGTGTTTTCAAACTTTTCACTGGTTCTGTACCGCATTGCCCTGTACAAGCTGGTCCGAAGCCTTGGTGACTGACACAGCTGCCTGTTGGATTACATTGATTTGCCTTTTGAAACCAGCCAAACGTACTATGTGTTATATTTCAATAGGATGGAATATAACATTGGGGCATTatgtgatttgtttatttatttttaatcatcattTGCAACTGTCGGTAATTGCCGACTATGGGTCATCAAGGGATGTTTGATCAAGATTTGACCTTGTGGAGTTCTTAGAATTTTATGCTTTACGGGGAACCATCAAACCTAGCCAGCATTTACTGCCTACACACAATGACTAAACCCTTACAATTCAGTGTTACCCGGCTGTCACGTATACAAGGTTCAAATTTGGTTACTGTCAGAgtaagagactttttttgtgggtctcctcatGACAGACATATCtgcaaatatttcaattttgaaAATCTCTCACAGGAATCTGTGATAAGACACCTGGAAAAATCGAACAGAGGAAGGAAGGGAATTaagacaaaactttttttggtaGTCTATTCATGATACATAGACGCgaccaccaaatttcatgtcgcaAAACTAAACTTGCTTTGGGGACTGCATTTTCATAATATCTCGGACTACACAATGACAGACTATGCATCGTATGCCCCACATACAATGCCATTGTTTTGTCCACTCCAAAGAGACTCTTAAATGATTCTCCAGCAaataatgaaccaaaaaaaCTGTTGTTTTGGGCTATTTCGGCGGTTCGACTACCATGTTACAAGTGAATGGGATATAAGCTACTTGTGAATCTCATCTGCGCATGTGAGAGaatcaaatgtttaaaaaacaaattggcTGCCAAACAAATGAGGGGGTCATTGAAATTTTGTATGCTCGTTCAAAAGTGTATGCCTAACTGTACACCTAAAAGCCAGAACTGTTTGCACATTGTGTTCAATCTTGTTGTTCCATGTCAAATTGGCGATCGGTTCGCCCGAATGTTACGCTGCCTTCAGTAGACTTCACTTGTGTTGGTTATCTGGCCAAAACAACACTTTTATTCAGGCTATTTATTAACTGTATCCTACCAGCAGAGGGCGGTCAGTTTACAGAGTATCAAATGACAGACTATGCATGTTTAAAATAGAGTAAAGGAAATGtcatccccattttttttttcttttacaatatgttctatgcgcctcCACTAGTCTAAATACGACATTTTGATGAATACTGtgttgtggaatatgagttaagcggcaaaattttgctcttttttttttaattagccttCTTAGATCGGCGGTCAATTTGCCCTTTGGTGtcgcctgaaaatgacatcacagttgctcaggtaacgaccagtcAGGGCTCACCCGTTTTCTGAAACTGTGTGTTGAATACTACTGAATACACATCTACCCTGTCACAAAGCAAAACTGATTTCAGTGGGTTGAATTTTTCACATCTCTGTCAAAGCATCGGTAAGAATCACCTAAAATGGCTGCGTTGAGCCAAAACGGCAGACTTCTTGTGTCTTTACTGGCTTCtctggctttttattttttgtaagtcTACTTATTATAACACACAATTTCATACAAGTGAAACTGGCTTCGGGGACTGAATTTTCCCTCTCAAACGAGTCCATCTTAAAAGGACTGCATAAGCTATGTGCTGCTGCTTTGCAATCAAGGGCTTACACACGCACCATTGTTTATTAGCGTCATAGATCAATCACTTGTGTGTCCTGATGACTGAAAGCCACGCTGCCTTCCTTGACCTTAAATCGAAGCACACCACTGGACTTTCACAacgacagtatattttttattaatgaAGGCACGTAAAACGAAACAGTCCCTATTATGTTCGTGATCAATCAATAGGTGTCATTAGATGGTCTGAAAAGCTGGGCGTGCATTAAGGTTGTAATTTATGACCCCTTTCTCCCTGCCCTGCTCTgtgcaataacaacaacaaatgcctGTGAATGGATCCTAAACTCCATCGCACACACTGTAACTATTTATTCCCTGTCATTAAAGGGCATTCCTTATTTTGGAATACAACCATTAACCTCGTCtcatttggtcttgtcagtgatgtggtatgctttggataaTGGACTCCTAACATTCAAGTAAAAGCACCCACAGATTTAAGAACTACAGTTTATCCAGTAAGTTGCCAGCTCCATGCTACTCATTAGCTTATGCTACATTAGCATCATTTCGGTGAAATGAATGTCATCCTTTTTCTTATCCTTCAGCCTTCCTTGCTTATTTCTTTGCATAAGTCCTTGTTTTATTCCTCGTCCCCGACCTTCCCTTCAGTCTTCCATCATTGTTGTCCACCCTTCTTCCCTTCCATGCCTCCTTCCTTCTTTGCTCATTTCATCTGTCCTTCCTATTTTCCTTCTGACCTTCCATCTTTCAAATCTTCCTTCAGCATCCCTTCATTTCGTTACTGTCCTTGTTTCCGTGACGCTCTCTTAATCCCCTTCCTTCCAACCTTCAATTTCTTTAACTGCTGGcaagatttgttttgaaatagtgCTAATTACACTTCACAGAGATGTAAAATTACA
This sequence is a window from Hippocampus zosterae strain Florida chromosome 14, ASM2543408v3, whole genome shotgun sequence. Protein-coding genes within it:
- the ddhd1a gene encoding phospholipase DDHD1 isoform X2, whose product is MNNRVIRSVKDKRCPLEGCTAANNNNKKWHSVGSDGCECCQDMSPMDEAVLPGMSSVQPGLDNRDGLRLLEDLGCPPAASPYEGDVNGEGPLFERRKRSRSNSSRHHFGEVVAELGPEEVRWFYKEDKKTWKPFVGHDSLNIELMYRKYNELNPGAASLPVDVQGANGEMSLETRTMGVLGDHGSLDTSTPSMSTDERDPDSIDVHVEPVCVRGGLYEVDVRERGCYPVYWKQQDHIPVLRGQWFIDGTWLPLEEDESDLIECEHLSHFRGQQAQDTFDASDMVVRTVDGKDAIHSLKLSRTHVDWHSVDEVYLYSDATTSKIARTVTQKLGFSKASSSGTRLHRGYVEEASPEDRPPQTTHIVFVVHGIGQKMDQGRIIKNTGMLREGVRKMEEKHFSEHNDEHVEFLPVEWRSKLALDGDTVDSITPDKLRGLRDLLNSSAMDIMYYNSPLYRDEITKGLTQELNRLYSLFCSRNPDFEESGGKVSIVSHSLGCVITYDIMTGWDPVRFCLQEHHAVEEELHKHWTSYEERHLLEQLRYTRNRLRELENQLLTLEASKPSTPPALKFKVENFFCMGSPLAVFLALRGIRPGTSCHQDHILPTSICSRLFNVFHPTDPVAYRLEPLILKHYNNVAPVQIHWYSATNPAPYDEVRPTFLNLTKEPTSDTESIPSPSTSPVLQRRHYGESITNLGKASILGAASIGKGIGGILFSRFSRSNSQPSVSVGLEGGSNPEDDEQQKRTESQSAYGLSTMAQPTSPPADVSLELERRIDFELREGLVESRYWSAVTSHTGYWCSHDIALFLLSFIYQQRKTTSDPGGATPEPD
- the ddhd1a gene encoding phospholipase DDHD1 isoform X1, producing MNNRVIRSVKDKRCPLEGCTAANNNNKKWHSVGSDGCECCQDMSPMDEAVLPGMSSVQPGLDNRDGLRLLEDLGCPPAASPYEGDVNGEGPLFERRKRSRSNSSRHHFGEVVAELGPEEVRWFYKEDKKTWKPFVGHDSLNIELMYRKYNELNPGAASLPVDVQGANGEMSLETRTMGVLGDHGSLDTSTPSMSTDERDPDSIDVHVEPVCVRGGLYEVDVRERGCYPVYWKQQDHIPVLRGQWFIDGTWLPLEEDESDLIECEHLSHFRGQQAQDTFDASDMVVRTVDGKDVLSHLPPFYFPFLFKWSNYQTSARTCHKRKRCQAIHSLKLSRTHVDWHSVDEVYLYSDATTSKIARTVTQKLGFSKASSSGTRLHRGYVEEASPEDRPPQTTHIVFVVHGIGQKMDQGRIIKNTGMLREGVRKMEEKHFSEHNDEHVEFLPVEWRSKLALDGDTVDSITPDKLRGLRDLLNSSAMDIMYYNSPLYRDEITKGLTQELNRLYSLFCSRNPDFEESGGKVSIVSHSLGCVITYDIMTGWDPVRFCLQEHHAVEEELHKHWTSYEERHLLEQLRYTRNRLRELENQLLTLEASKPSTPPALKFKVENFFCMGSPLAVFLALRGIRPGTSCHQDHILPTSICSRLFNVFHPTDPVAYRLEPLILKHYNNVAPVQIHWYSATNPAPYDEVRPTFLNLTKEPTSDTESIPSPSTSPVLQRRHYGESITNLGKASILGAASIGKGIGGILFSRFSRSNSQPSVSVGLEGGSNPEDDEQQKRTESQSAYGLSTMAQPTSPPADVSLELERRIDFELREGLVESRYWSAVTSHTGYWCSHDIALFLLSFIYQQRKTTSDPGGATPEPD